A window of the Sabethes cyaneus chromosome 1, idSabCyanKW18_F2, whole genome shotgun sequence genome harbors these coding sequences:
- the LOC128744681 gene encoding uncharacterized protein LOC128744681: protein MALLVRYFILFALVLLLLNGFTTVLVFAFVNKAGPDRLRLTVSPPRHVIITAIKNSPVYLPCHAEAEVDDWADSDIDMEDTEYENNDNEDVDIVQSAIDPQGFYEDVMNLNHLAHDNINTNANENILNEKDEYDEETGDRYRRSMFNRDDLIEYIWYRNGLEFYSTSFQNQNHKQTHKGFRLFPNGTLRIPYNRQLNNISAGVYRCRANLTRHGSGSILSTESVVSVAYLERNNFLISENNTIASKTHNSLVLHCPFTSHPPANISWMVNRTQIVFNNNAVGGQENRYYQLQNGSLLVVDIQPSDNGRYRCNATNNFASKSFRSYGYVLVVQLNPEIEPNGHLLPKMQQTVQNIHAGSTLKLNCAGVKGRPQWAFTPRHGKIPIHLTNFTYQLQFTNVSVEKHEGIYNCSLGADFQLFNVTILVPPMFLNNMTSYTSSVVASMSFNCSVSGNPQPKVTWFKNGREIRNNYIVHYSYPILRIHTIDPEDEGLYQCIAKNEAGETSVSMYLSIRDKDKYKRISKRPENIQCFPLDTTSLFVRFDRGVQNVNTEYVMYYLASENPYTWYSSPPTQLLTNNSMKITGQMVTPFRSYTVFLRACTVTSVPDAESIGPAGKKLVIPSKLSKGVQCTSQGVPVLSTFFPNGIFIWWPRYAGLEPTAFIIQFKHDDSSSFYNISNEITGTRQILDDYITHEEVQPLLMKINVTTKHYHESMPIENNGKRKRKRRRRAFDLTSNPKQIFESLTGTQLDLERYNNRHVGGTNLDKHDQKLHQMLITQIKVSGNVTGIFIPDKKSVIVRILGSVALDGEPLKQDLRFVQWKTIDSSIRRPDTVNRFQANHIDARSVQFTWIRFIATDLINKCLMLCYKNVNHDVFIRGGSNRINCLSIPKDATHFNLMGLLPYTLYKAFLKPCHSKEPISDVVDFQTKQDVPGPVTNHALIRKDGITITWGAPENRNGLLQGYLIEWVDKDKVHNAVNLTVNANHFQFPNVSTEDKINISIRAIGSTGIGIPIYMNLLNHVDVTYEGEPEINIPWIQIFIGTLLIVLFAIICCVLVVHRNNCRKTRLQAQHTAPMALQTHSASCNADIHEMQTLIRTSEQLPVSIPNGNYKQPQNQKPVAHRQVVNTVEGTQDHIATLNLTASLESANIKTQLMPSYKNGLKQQTNITSPTSTTLLPIQQPSVSSHLFNSDISLQHSTPLKVGSPIMDLRRHTPYTTISNNIYRNPSSSYMNVDQNKPLNSGARNGRRNPSMSTGLSVQLQPKHSSKATSIAAEQVPSLAPTSTSLTSASNCSIPATGKIDMIKSFSSVKLPLFQLSDRAGMICHATKQDSNSNGYGAPNLPSEAFSVPLSEVRITENPQYSKNKISEGTNSPPAVQKSSLFDSSQRRLLDLTIDSNSLDQYDDDETNCDQNDEANHSRSQLIRTSSSNECRKQKPSIRHRLPPAGSDMEEDDNNNEQEATSEVLDNLNSECRHLRHHQLLNPRRLTYQRTDYAGTFGGSLDSSHDFSHETTNDKGDTDLPEEIENSASLLNENNLSSKPLHQHASNWSFRRPIVGPNG, encoded by the exons tgTTTGCATTTGTAAATAAAGCTGGACCCGATCGACTGCGTCTTACGGTGTCTCCTCCGAGGCATGTAATTATTACCGCAATCAAGAATTCTCCTGTTTATTTACCATGCCACGCAGAAGCCGAAGTCGACGATTGGGCAGACTCGGATATAGACATGGAGGATACCGAATACGAAAACAACGATAATGAAGATGTAGACATTGTACAATCAGCAATAGATCCCCAAGGCTTCTATGAAGACGTGATGAACTTAAACCATCTTGCCCATGACAATATCAACACCAACGCTAATGAAAACATCCTaaatgaaaaagatgaatatGACGAAGAGACTGGTGATCGATACCGCCGCTCAATGTTTAATAGAGACGACCTTATCGAATACATATGGTACCGGAATGGACTGGAATTTTACAGTACTTCCTTCCAAAACCAGAATCACAAACAAACCCATAAAGGGTTTCGTCTTTTTCCAAACGGAACTCTAAGGATACCCTACAATCGTCAGCTGAATAATATTTCAGCGGGCGTCTATAGGTGCAGAGCGAACCTTACGCGCCATGGCTCTGGTTCTATTCTTTCTACAGAAAGCGTGGTTTCTGTTGCCT ACCTGGAACGcaataattttttgatatcGGAAAATAACACGATCGCCTCTAAAACCCATAATTCGCTTGTACTGCATTGTCCTTTTACCAGCCACCCACCAGCAAATATTTCATGGATGGTAAATAGAACACAGATCGTCTTCAACAACAACGCTGTAGGCGGGCAAGAAAACAG GTATTACCAACTTCAAAATGGAAGCTTACTTGTTGTGGATATTCAGCCTTCAGATAATGGTCGATACCGGTGCAATgctacaaacaactttgcttcGAAAAGTTTCCGTAGCTATGGCTATGTTCTCGTAGTTCAACTTAACCCGGAGATAGAGCCAAATGGGCATTTGTTGCCCAAAATGCAACAAACTGTTCAAAACATACATGCTGGCTCTACGCTAAAACTAAATTGTGCTGGAGTTAAAGGTCGCCCACAGTGGGCTTTCACACCCCGTCATGGGAAAATACCAATACATCTTACCAATTTCACATACCAGCTACAGTTTACTAATGTTTCTGTGGAGAAACACGAAGGAATCTATAATTGCTCTCTCGGTGCTGATTTTCAGCTGTTCAATGTTACTATTCTGGTGCCACCAATGTTCCTCAACAATATGACCTCGTATACATCATCTGTTGTCGCATCTATGTCATTTAATTGTAGTGTAAGCGGAAATCCTCAGCCCAAAGTCACGTGGTTTAAAAATGGAAGAGAGATAAGGAATAACTACATAGTACATTACAGTTATCCAATTCTTCGTATCCATACAATCGATCCAGAAGATGAGGGGTTATACCAGTGTATCGCAAAAAATGAGGCAGGTGAAACGAGCGTGTCCATGTACCTATCAATCCGCGACAAAGATAAGTACAAGCGAATATCAAAGCGTCCCGAGAACATTCAATGCTTTCCCCTAGATACAACTAGTCTGTTTGTACGCTTTGATCGTGGAGTGCAAAATGTCAATACGGAATACGTTATGTATTACCTTGCATCGGAAAATCCATATACCTGGTACAGTTCGCCTCCAACTCAATTACTTACGAATAACAGTATGAAAATCACCGGGCAAATGGTTACTCCATTTCGGAGTTATACAGTTTTTTTACGAGCTTGTACAGTGACTAGCGTACCCGATGCAGAATCTATCGGTCCAGCGGGAAAAAAGCTGGTAATTCCTTCAAAGCTATCCAAAGGCGTGCAGTGCACCTCACAAGGAG tgCCTGTGTTGTCCACATTTTTTCCTAACGGTATTTTCATCTGGTGGCCTCGGTATGCCGGCTTGGAACCTACTGCTTTCATAATTCAGTTTAAGCATGATGACAGTTCAAGTTTCTACAACATTTCGAATGAAATCACTGGTACAAGGCAAATTTTGGATGATTATATAACACACGAAGAAGTACAGCCACTACTAATGAAAATAAACGTGACAACGAAACATTATCATGAGAGTATGCCTATTGAAAACAACGGAAAACGAAAACGGAAACGTCGCCGGCGCGCGTTTGATTTGACCAGTAATCCCAAGCAGATCTTTGAATCCTTAACTGGTACGCAGTTGGATCTAGAAAGGTACAACAATCGGCATGTTGGGGGAACTAATTTGGATAAACACGATCAAAAATTGCACCAGATGCTGATTACTCAAATTAAGGTATCTGGCAATGTAACAGGAATATTTATTCCGGATAAGAAAAGTGTAATTGTTAGAATCCTTGGTTCTGTTGCACTTGATGGAGAACCGCTGAAACAAGACCTACGATTTGTACAGTGGAAAACA ATCGATTCTTCTATTCGTCGACCAGATACAGTGAATCGTTTTCAAGCCAATCACATAGATGCCAGAAGTGTACAGTTCACTTGGATTCGCTTCATAGCCACAGATTTAATAAACAAGTGTTTAATGTTGTGCTACAAAAACGTCAATCATGACGTTTTTATACGAGGAGGGTCAAATAGAATTAACTGTTTAAGCAT acCAAAAGATGCAACACATTTCAATTTGATGGGTTTGCTACCATATACATTATACAAAGCTTTCCTGAAGCCATGTCACTCCAAGGAACCAATCAGCGATGTCGTTGATTTTCAAACGAAACAGGATG TTCCTGGACCGGTTACAAATCATGCCCTCATACGGAAAGACGGGATTACAATTACTTGGGGCGCGCCAGAAAATCGAAATGGTTTACTTCAAGGATACCTGATCGAATGGGTTGATAAGGACAAAGTACATAACGCTGTAAACTTGACAGTAAATGCAAATCACTTTCAATTCCCAAATGTTTCAACCGaagataaaataaatatttcaataAGAGCAATCGGCAGTACAGGAATTGGAATACCTATTTACATGAATCTTTTGAATCATGTGGATGTCACCTACGAAGGTGAACCTGAAATTAATATTCCTTGGATTCAAATATTTATTGGAACTCTGCTAATTGTACTTTTTGCTATAATATGTTGTGTGTTGGTCGTACATCGAAACAACTGTCGGAAAACACGCCTTCAAGCACAACATACTGCACCAATGGCGCTACAGACACACTCTGCAAGCTGTAATGCTGATATCCATGAGATGCAAACCCTAATCAGAACCTCAGAACAATTGCCTGTATCGATACCTAATGGAAattataagcaaccacaaaacCAGAAACCCGTAGCTCATAGGCAAGTCGTGAACACCGTAGAAGGTACTCAAGATCATATCGCAACATTAAACCTTACTGCCAGTTTAGAATCTGCTAATATAAAAACACAATTGATGCCCTCGTACAAAAATGGActtaaacaacaaacaaataTAACTTCTCCGACATCTACTACTTTACTTCCAATCCAACAACCATCAGTATCCTCACATCTTTTTAATAGCGACATAAGTTTACAGCACAGCACTCCTTTGAAAGTTGGCAGTCCGATCATGGATCTACGACGACACACGCCATACACCACTATTAgtaataatatttatagaaatccCAGTAGCAGTTATATGAATGTAGATCAAAACAAACCGCTAAATTCTGGCGCACGAAATGGCAGAAGAAATCCTTCTATGAGCACAGGGTTATCAGTTCAATTACAACCGAAACATTCCTCGAAAGCCACTAGTATTGCAGCGGAACAAGTGCCAAGTTTGGCACCTACCTCGACGTCATTAACGTCTGCTTCTAACTGCTCAATCCCAGCGACAGGGAAAATTGATATGATCAAGTCTTTTTCCTCGGTAAAACTTCCGCTATTTCAATTGTCTGATCGTGCCGGGATGATATGTCATGCCACTAAACAGGATAGCAATAGCAATGGCTATGGAGCCCCCAATTTACCTTCTGAAGCTTTTAGTGTGCCTCTGTCAGAAGTACGGATTACCGAAAATCCACAG TAttcgaaaaacaaaataagtgaAGGAACAAACTCTCCACCAGCAGTACAGAAATCTTCGTTATTTGACAGTAGCCAGCGCAGATTATTAGATTTAACAATAGATAGTAATAGTTTAGATCAGTATGACGATGACGAAACTAACTGTGATCAAAATGATGAAGCTAATCATTCTCGAAGCCAGCTTATTAGAACTAGCTCTTCAAATGAATGTCGAAAACAGAAACCATCTATTCGACATCGTTTACCGCCAGCAGGAAGTGATATGGAAGAAGATGATAATAACAATGAACAAGAAGCTACTAGTGAAGTTCTAGACAACCTTAACAGTGAATGCAGACATCTTCGTCATCATCAGTTACTAAATCCGAGGCGTTTGACTTACCAGCGTACTGATTATGCAGGTACTTTTGGCGGATCTCTTGACAGTAGTCATGATTTCAGTCATGAAACTACCAATGACAAAGGTGATACAGACCTACCAGAAGAAATAGAAAACTCTGCATCGCTGCTAAACGAGAATAACCTCAGTTCAAAACCATTGCATCAACATGCCTCAAATTGGAGCTTTCGACGACCGATCGTTGGACCAAACGGTTAG